The sequence below is a genomic window from Bombus fervidus isolate BK054 chromosome 2, iyBomFerv1, whole genome shotgun sequence.
CTCGTTGCCGTCGGTCGATCccttcttaataataatttattactgaCTATACCaaaatgcaaattcatatttttgaaaacgCAACAAAGAATAGAAAGATCGAAGCAAAGATTTGTTAAATATCGTAACGCTAAATATCgtaactatattatatatttactctatttaatatatctcggatattttacataaataatgtGTATTACGCGCGTTCtgtacattttcttttcttcaaatcgcataaatataaaatgcaatCGTCATTAACGAAATTCGTATCTGAATGAACGATTCTATCAAGGAAATTAAAGATTGTAAACTGTTAGCGCGTCACTTTGACAAACGTCAGATCGTAAAATGTGCGCGCAAAATTGTTTTTCTTAGAATGACTTGTAAGTTCTAGTTCTGACAGTCTACAGACTGTCGGAAGATAATCTATAAAACacgcaaataaataaaacaggtTGGAAGAAAAAGGAGTATACAATCTATGGAATcgtaattttatctttcaatttctaactttttttttaaactttctaattttaataaaagtgttCGTCGTTTCACGTCTTGCTTTCCTAATCTGCGCTTGTCATCCAAGAAGACAAATCTCGTTGAATTGTTTTTTACAAGCTCTGTCTTCATTCTCCGTGTTTTCTACTTCGCGTGCTGAAACCAGGGCAAAGACAAAACGTTTTGTCGGTTTTCTTGGCAATGAATTTGCCAACTTGGCGAAAATTGAATAGATAGCAAAAATGAATGGATAGTGGTGCCAAGTTCCCTAGCAAGAAGGAAAAACAGGAATACCAGCGTAGACAGGACAAAAAAGTCATTATTCGGTTcattttaatcgaataatttcatgTATCTTTCGATTGCGTAAAatcttctaattattttttcttcataCGTCCATCATATTGCAATGAGCGTTTTGTCCTCTTTCTACTTAtgatgaattttttttcttgtaaattgcaaaattatttacgtACTTATCGTGTCGGAAGTTAATTATTGTACGTCAGAAGTACGATATTATGTCAAGATATTAGAATCAATTAAGAAGAATcaattaaacataaaataaaaataaacgaaatgaaattttgtatttcataatCTTTTCAGTCGAGAACCTGAAGTTCGTAAGACGATTTCGAAAACTAGATTAAAGTTCTTTCCAAAGTAAAGATAACGAAAATTGCTTAGGAAAAATGGTGCACTACTTGGAAAAAGTTTTACCATCGCAGACTATGTTTTTGCAGAAGAccgatataaatacataacgCACGAACGACATTTCTCCTTTTTAATAAACTGACCGTAACTTGTTATATTAACGTGAAAATATTACCTGATATCTTACATCGTAAAACTGcttatcttctatttttttttccaaacATTTCCTTaggaaaattaaacaaattacattttgaaaaacgtaaattgtaaaaattaaagacTTTTTAAGCTTGAAACATATTGGCAGAAACGTACAGATTTTAGAACTATAAAATATCACGatagatttattaaaataaaagaattatttgaaagattatattttagaatcgCCTACTCTTTAATTCATATAATTGGATTTTCAATAACAGGTTaccagaaaatttaaaatttaggaCGATTCATAATCCATCACTGCGCGTCACGAATACGTTTACGTTCTTATTACTAACGTTCTAAATGTGGATCTCGGCCCTAGCAGAAAATATACAGACTACTGAAGAAAGTATATTTCAAGATAGCAGACATATACACGTAGTCTTATTACTCTTGAATAATAAACTATTTTGCCAATATACGTGTAAGACGCAAGCAAGTGAACACTCCTCATAAACAAACCAAACTATCATTGCGTTCTTCttataaattgataaacaTTATTACCTCATTCGTATCTCCTTCCTTATATATACATCTGTTATTGTATCATTACACATTACACATTAGATATTATGCGTAATTActgattatattttatctactgtgtattattatttttcttattttaattaatacataagttatttattattaatgtattcaTTAGACAAACAAActttagttttaattttacaagcATTTATTCTTAACAATAAGGGAGAAATAAcgttaagaaatttaatacgaCTGTCACTTTCCTATGTTTGCGTGTGTGTATAAATTTCGTACGATTACGTTGTTTTAagattattaagaaaatactagtttaattttaaaagtcATATCCAAACATATTCGATCTACCTTTAAGAAAAGTTTGGCTCTTATATCGTAACTCTAAACAGTACTGAGAAAGATAACTTTCTGCTTCATTACGTTTCACTTTCGATGCGAAGCTGCAACTTGCTAATCAATTCGCAAATTATATCAAGATCGTTTCAATTGTAGCTAACGATAACTAGCTCAACTATTCTCGTTAAAGAACAATGCAGCGTTATTAAAAAAAGCCAGAAGTGATTTTCCATGAGAACTAGATTACGTTTATTGTTAACGCTTACCATTGTAATACACGCGTAATTTTCTTGAGTACTGTGAAcaaatctaaatttaaaagGCGACAAAACTCGTAATTTCTAGTTACACGTTACAGAATTAATACAGTATACCACCTTGTAAATGTGAGAAAttggtaaaatatatatatatatattgtttggTTTCACATGCGTAGAATACTACGGTAAAAGGCTTTTTCGAAATTCGAACAGTCGATCAAGTTACAATGTTGAAAGTAACGTTGAAAATATCTGTCAAGAACATGCTGTTTACTCTGGCACCTTTATATACTTcaaattctttataaaattagcTGCAACGTAGCTTACGATATTTTTGCTAttacatttgatttaattttcataaatttctcaCTTCGTAACTTTGGACAAGGaacgatatataaaaataaggctaaatgttgaataataaacccttaaaaaattgtaagaaaagaattttaaatcaaCCTATTTTCTTAAACCTACGAAATGGTTCTACGTCTCTTAGGAAAGTATGGCGCGATATTATCGCCTTAATGCAAATTGATATTCAAATTTCCGATACTCGGTACATTGAAGCAAAATTATTCCGTACGAAGCTAGGAATATTATCTACGTGGAAATGTCTGGATTAAGctgcaaatattatttacttgaAATAGTCTCTGCTTATCTATGTATATCACatgttacattttcttttcttttgaatCGATCAGAGTGTTGggatatttattaagaaattttattattgttttcaaaattttgtgtatcaattttttggcaaaatttttaagaaatggtatttataatttataacacaaAAGAAGCTCATCCCTGTTTATATCATATCTCATATCCTTTTATAATcgataattatgaaattacagTGTATCTTAACGACATTTTGTCTTTCCATTAAtacattgaaaaattctttataattaattttgaaatgaaaatgatatCTATTGTACCAGAgatgaaaattgtttaaaaaattttacaaacagAAAAGTGACTCTTATCCATCAAGTTTTAAAGAAATCAGTGGTTCAAGTAGTTCATAGGATGGCGCCACGATACAAATCATACTTtggattatatgtatatgtattccTTTTtagatttacaatttatttgaaactgTAGTTTAATACAAGAAATACAAGTCGATGTAATATTCAATGTACCATCTTATTCCACGTTTTCTGAACTTCTATTTTTTTGTAGTTTTTGTGTAATTTCTGACGTTACCGATTCAGcatgaaataatatatgacataTGATCATAAACGAGGTACAGATGTAATGATATAACTGGCTAAGGATAAGATAGACGCGACATTAAATGAAACTTTGTGTATCAATTTCTGACATACCGACGGCGTAggtttgtaatttatttaacgtcTTTTAACCAGTTATACAGAATATACATAAAGTAAGGATATTTACCACTATATCATATGCATACAAACTTACAGATGACTTTAGAATTATATAAGACACTTAATTAAAACATAAGTACAGTTTAGTCAGAGCCAGGATATggattttctctattttttcttaaaataaactGAACTTTTCTATTCATATCCTCAGTATAAATAGctttacatatttcataattaatccTCCTTCTTGTTTGGGTAGGTTTTTCATAGTATCTAGTACGTCTATATTGTTCAAAAATACCTTCTTTTGATAATATACTATTTAACAAACGAGAAGCTTTTTCTACATTGTTATTTTGAACCATAACTGTCCGAGCAAGAAATTGAGCATGTTTACGCATTCCCATCTGAAAAGGATATCCAGAATTAGtcctttattaatattttctttgtttattaTATCAATCGTTGCATTTGCATAtgcattttaattatcttttacaatgagattaaaatatattaatacatataatataaacgtGTTCACTAACATAAAATGGATActataaaacaaaagtaaGTAAGAAACATATGACATTAACttattctaatataatttctttaataatatactttatCTCAATAATTATgttgaatttaaataacaCTATACATATAGGTTAGtaatctattaaaaatattaaaagttctGTTTACGtttatcatttaaattaatttcaatattaatcaAGTAGAACATTTGATACAATACCTTGAATTTTGATTGAACACGTATAGTTATTCAGaaagatttaaaataattataagcgTACGATCACCTGTTACGAAGATAACCTATGTAAGTATACCGTTCCGATAAATCGATGTATTCAGTTTCTAAGCGCGGTTCATTTGAATGTTCtacttttatttacattattagatgaattactttcaattaaaatattcgtcgattttcataacaatataaagaaaatatttcttgatcGATTAACGAATTAAGATAATAAAAGTACTGTGATAATCGATGTTGTggctataaagtaataatacattttgtaaaaaCTTTAATGTGTGGTATATTCTCTtacgtatattaaaatattaatcgatttcttcattttttatcgtttcaataaaaatcaacTAAAAAGA
It includes:
- the Mrps21 gene encoding mitochondrial ribosomal protein S21 codes for the protein MGMRKHAQFLARTVMVQNNNVEKASRLLNSILSKEGIFEQYRRTRYYEKPTQTRRRINYEICKAIYTEDMNRKVQFILRKNRENPYPGSD